The window GGTTTTACACGAATAAATTTTTCAAGTTCTGTTAGCAGTCTACTATAGTTGTATGATGAGTTTTCAATAATGCCGCCTATTATCCATAGCGGAGAATCTATCCTTAGAGCTGGAATTTGAGATTGCCTGCTCACTTCTCCCCATGCGGATCTTACAAGCTTGGAATATTTAGTTCTCAGCACGTTTGCGTATTTAGAATAATCTTCTACTGGAGCTTCGATCAATCCGCTAGTTAAAGATACTAGGGATATTCTGTGATCTACAGGTATGGGAATATCTAGGGGTATACGCGCTTTAATATTGTAAGCTTTTAAAACGTAATAAAACATTTTCACGGCGAAAACTATTGTTTTATCGTCGACTCCGGCCCTATATATTGATGCCAGGTATTTTCTCAAACTGTTAAAATCTTTAACAAACGTATCAAATTCCTGCCTGAAAATGCTATAGTTTTCTTGTAATTTCCTGATTCTTTTCAGCTTGTCAGATCTAAATCTTGTCAAGCTAGGGCTTTCTTCAACGAATTTCCAAAGAATAGCAGTAGCGCTGTGGCCCGGCATTTTCTTCGCGTAGTCGACCAATAGCAACCAATGCTTCTCGCCTTTCATGCTTAACATATAGCTAACGGAGGCAGTGCCAACTATTACATAAGCTGCATCCACTAAATCATTGGTGAGAAGAAGTATCTTTTTCACCGCGGCGTACTGGAAATCTCTTTTTTCGAGTAAATCAATAAAGTCTAAATTTTTTGCGATGGCTTTTGCGATGGGATATATTCTTTCTTTATTTAGCAAAGCCACGCTATGCACCTATTTTATTCGATAAACCTTAATTTCAAATCTAAATATTAATCGTGTGGTATAAATGAGGGTTTACGTAGGATGCTGTGGCTTTGCAAAAGGTATGAAAACCTACTTTAGCCAATACGATACTATAGAAATTCAAAAAACATTCTACAAACTGCAGAGAGCTTCCACAATCGAAAAATGGAGGTCGCTAGCGCCTGAAAATTTCATTTTCAACATAAAGGTATTTCAGGGAATAACTCACGATGTGAAAAGCCCAACATGGAAGCGAAGCAGTATAGAAAATTACAAAAGTTTATCTGGTAAGGTGGGTTACCTAAGGCCGACAAACGAGGTTTTTGAATATTGGGAGAAAATGCTAGAATATGCGCGAATTTTAAAAGCTAGAGTATTGGTTATACAGCTACCTGCAAGCTTCAAGGATTCTGTCGAAAACTGGAATAATGCAAGTAGGTTTTTCGGAAATATAAGCAGAGAGAATTTTCTGATAGGTATAGAGCTTCGCGGGTGGAATAGCGAAAGCGTGGGGAAATTCTGTAGAAGATTCGAGCTTATCGACGTCTGCGATTTATTCATAAGAGAACCTTTAAACATTGTAGATGGCGTGGCTTATTTCCGTCTCCACGGCAGATATGAAGGATCGAGGATCAATTACAAATACAGGTATACAAGCCAAGAACTGGAGCAATTATTAACCAAAATCTTTAAGCTTGAAAAAAGGGGTGTTGAAGAAATATACGTTATGTTCAACAACGTTTATATGGCTGATAACGCTTTGGAGCTGAAAGCTCTTTTGAAGAGCCGTTACGGCTTGTAAATCTATAAATAATAAAATATGTTATTTAATCGGGGTCGCTATGACAGCTGTAGACTGGGATAGGTTAAAAACTTACATTGATAAAAGCGGAATGTGGAACCTAATAATAAGCTTTCCGCAAGATCTAGCGAAAGCCTATGATCTAGCCGTAAAATGCGTGGAAAACTTTGCTTTTAGAGAACCGGAGAACGTGGTTATAGCAGGTATG of the Thermoproteales archaeon genome contains:
- a CDS encoding N-glycosylase/DNA lyase, with the protein product MALLNKERIYPIAKAIAKNLDFIDLLEKRDFQYAAVKKILLLTNDLVDAAYVIVGTASVSYMLSMKGEKHWLLLVDYAKKMPGHSATAILWKFVEESPSLTRFRSDKLKRIRKLQENYSIFRQEFDTFVKDFNSLRKYLASIYRAGVDDKTIVFAVKMFYYVLKAYNIKARIPLDIPIPVDHRISLVSLTSGLIEAPVEDYSKYANVLRTKYSKLVRSAWGEVSRQSQIPALRIDSPLWIIGGIIENSSYNYSRLLTELEKFIRVKPKPSWIELIDELVYKLYQ
- a CDS encoding DUF72 domain-containing protein, yielding MRVYVGCCGFAKGMKTYFSQYDTIEIQKTFYKLQRASTIEKWRSLAPENFIFNIKVFQGITHDVKSPTWKRSSIENYKSLSGKVGYLRPTNEVFEYWEKMLEYARILKARVLVIQLPASFKDSVENWNNASRFFGNISRENFLIGIELRGWNSESVGKFCRRFELIDVCDLFIREPLNIVDGVAYFRLHGRYEGSRINYKYRYTSQELEQLLTKIFKLEKRGVEEIYVMFNNVYMADNALELKALLKSRYGL